One region of Verrucomicrobiia bacterium genomic DNA includes:
- a CDS encoding glycoside hydrolase family 32 protein → MIKPSNPRARRSWRQIAGTALLIGGLGFRTAWAQSPDIVVADFEGTNYGAWQVTGAAFGNAPARGTLPNQMPVDGYQGAGLVNSFRGGDGSTGRLTSPPFKIERHYLQFLIGGGGWEGKTCLNLLADGKAVRTATGPNVEPGGSERLQPGQWEVGDLLGRSVALEIVDDATGGWGHINVDQIVQSDRRIVAPVIQRDVTREILIQQPYLNFPVKNGAPKKRVTLLVDGREQTRFDIELADGRPDWWAFWDAAPYRGKTLTVKVDRLAEDSAGLRAIEQSPTLKEAGDLYHEARRPQFHFTSRRGWLNDPNGLVYFEGEYHLFYQHNPYGWNWGNMHWGHAASRDLVHWRELPEALYPDEHGTMYSGSAVVDWHNTAGFQTGRKPALVAMFTAAGHPFTQGLAYSNDRGRTWTKYGNNPVLGHLAAENRDPKVVWFAPGQKWVMALYLYQHDYALFESRDLKQWTKLQDFTLPGDAECPNFFALPLAGDARSLRWVFYGANGVYVVGRFDGRQFVPETPPRRLQNGNCWYASQVFSDIPPGDGRCILIPWGRLPDGEIFRGMPFNQMMGLPVELALRDAPAGPELTVQPVRELKSLRQKTHRLKPQTFVPGDNPLANITGDLLEIEAQLSVGDAQKITLELRGVPVIYDVKAQTLSCLGSQAALAPQAGKITLHCFVDRASVDVFGGDGTLYLPMAKALSPENRRLKLSCLGGRAGIVSVAVYELKSAWQ, encoded by the coding sequence GCAACGCGCCCGCCCGCGGCACCCTGCCCAACCAAATGCCCGTGGACGGCTATCAAGGCGCTGGTTTGGTGAACTCGTTCCGGGGCGGAGACGGTTCCACCGGGCGACTGACTTCGCCGCCGTTCAAAATCGAACGGCATTATCTCCAGTTTCTGATCGGCGGCGGCGGATGGGAGGGCAAGACCTGCCTGAATCTGCTGGCGGATGGAAAGGCGGTCCGCACCGCCACCGGTCCGAACGTCGAGCCCGGCGGCAGCGAGCGCCTGCAACCCGGGCAATGGGAGGTTGGTGATTTGCTGGGGCGAAGCGTCGCGCTGGAGATTGTGGATGATGCGACCGGCGGCTGGGGCCACATCAACGTGGACCAAATTGTTCAAAGTGACCGGCGGATCGTCGCGCCCGTCATCCAGCGGGACGTCACACGGGAGATTTTGATTCAGCAACCGTATCTGAATTTTCCCGTGAAGAACGGCGCGCCGAAGAAGCGGGTGACCTTGCTGGTGGACGGCCGGGAGCAGACGCGCTTCGACATCGAACTGGCGGATGGCCGGCCGGATTGGTGGGCATTTTGGGATGCCGCTCCGTATCGCGGCAAAACCCTCACCGTGAAGGTGGACCGGCTGGCCGAGGATTCTGCGGGGCTGCGCGCCATCGAACAATCCCCCACACTCAAGGAGGCGGGTGATTTATATCATGAAGCGCGCCGGCCGCAGTTTCATTTCACGTCCCGGCGCGGCTGGTTGAACGACCCCAACGGCCTCGTTTATTTCGAGGGCGAATATCATTTGTTCTATCAGCACAATCCCTACGGCTGGAATTGGGGCAACATGCACTGGGGCCACGCGGCCAGCCGGGATCTGGTTCATTGGCGGGAACTGCCCGAGGCCCTGTATCCGGATGAACACGGCACGATGTATTCCGGTTCGGCGGTGGTGGACTGGCACAACACGGCCGGCTTTCAAACTGGCCGAAAACCGGCGCTGGTCGCGATGTTCACTGCGGCGGGGCACCCCTTCACCCAGGGTCTCGCCTACAGCAACGATCGCGGCCGCACGTGGACCAAATACGGGAACAATCCCGTGCTCGGACACCTCGCCGCCGAAAACCGCGATCCCAAAGTCGTCTGGTTTGCGCCGGGGCAGAAATGGGTGATGGCGCTCTACCTCTATCAGCACGACTACGCGCTCTTTGAATCCCGCGATTTGAAGCAGTGGACCAAGCTTCAGGACTTCACGCTGCCCGGCGATGCGGAGTGTCCGAATTTCTTTGCGCTGCCGTTGGCGGGCGATGCGCGGTCGTTGCGCTGGGTTTTTTACGGCGCGAATGGCGTCTATGTGGTGGGCCGGTTTGACGGCCGGCAATTCGTTCCCGAGACGCCGCCGCGCCGTTTGCAAAATGGCAACTGCTGGTATGCGTCGCAGGTTTTTTCCGACATTCCGCCTGGCGATGGCCGCTGCATTTTGATTCCTTGGGGCCGGCTGCCCGACGGCGAAATTTTCCGCGGCATGCCCTTCAACCAGATGATGGGTTTGCCGGTGGAACTGGCGCTTCGGGACGCTCCTGCCGGTCCGGAGCTGACGGTCCAGCCGGTGCGCGAACTCAAATCGCTCCGCCAGAAAACACACCGCCTCAAACCGCAAACATTCGTGCCGGGAGACAATCCGCTGGCAAACATCACGGGCGATTTACTGGAGATCGAGGCGCAACTTTCCGTGGGCGACGCCCAGAAAATCACGCTCGAGCTGCGCGGCGTGCCGGTCATTTATGATGTGAAGGCGCAAACTCTTTCCTGCCTGGGCAGCCAGGCCGCGCTGGCGCCGCAAGCTGGCAAAATCACACTGCACTGCTTCGTGGATCGCGCGTCAGTGGATGTTTTTGGTGGCGACGGCACGCTTTATTTGCCGATGGCCAAAGCGCTTTCGCCCGAGAATCGGCGTCTGAAACTTTCCTGTCTGGGCGGTCGCGCCGGCATCGTTTCGGTGGCGGTTTATGAACTCAAGTCGGCGTGGCAATAG